TCGATCTGGCAGAAGCTTTTTCGGATTCGCTAGACGGCTGCAAGATTTATATGGTTGCTTTCTTTTTCTTGCTGCCAGCTGACTTAGGATGCCCGGACGTCTCGCTTACGAAATGGCCTGATCCGCATGATATACGCTCCATACAGTTGCTCCGGGCAGCCTTCGCTCTTATCACAAAACACCTCTACTTTTCCTCTTTTTCCGCGGTTTTTCTCCTGTTTTCGCCATTCTTTTCTATGGAAACTTTCTATTGATAATAGTAATCATTCTCTATATAATCATAATCGATCCAATAGAGATTGATTCTCATTATCATAAATTTTCAGGAGGCTACGTACATTGAAACATGCAGGATGGAAAACCGGGATGATTGCTTTGCTATTGACAGGTGTAGTTGGATGCAGCAATTCCGCGTCCCCCGAAGCTGCCACACAACAAGCAGCTACCAGCTCACAGTCGGACTCGTCGACATCAAGCCAACAAGCCGTTCATACAATCAGCGTAGATGAAAAGAAGGTAGAAGAGCTACTCACCCAATTCAAAACCCAGCCACCTACAAAAGTCGTGACCGTTTCCGTAGCGATTACCGAGATACTGAACGAACTGGGTGTCACTCCCGTAGGCGTACCGACGACAAGCAGCAAGCTGCCAGCCTCCCTCGACACTGTTCCGCGTATCGGCACTTCTCACCAGCCTGATTTGGAGCAGGTCGCGAAGCTTCAGCCTGACGTCATTCTCGGCCCTACCTCCATCCAAGCGAGCATCGATAAAAAATTCAAGCCCGCCGCGCTGTCTACCGCGTACTTGCCTGTAGACTCAATCGACGAGCTCAAACTGTCTACCGTCGTACTCGGACGCCTGTTCAAGCAGGAAGAGAAAGCAACAGCCTTTCTCCAATCCATCATGGAAAAAGAAAAAACCATCATAGACGCAACCAAAGGGAAACCCGCTCCCAAAGTATTGTTCTTGTTCGGTTCAGCCGAAGCCCTTATGGTCATGAATGAAAATACATTTGTCGGAAGCCTCGCCCGCAATCTCGGCGCATCCAACGTCGCTTCCGATGTCCTGAAACAAACCGAGACATACGTGCCGCTCAACATGGAATCGATCGTAGCTGCCAATCCCGATGTTATTTTACTGGTAGCGCATGGCGATCCGAGTGCAGTGACCAAAAAGTTCGAAGAAGACGTGAAGAAAAACGGCGCATGGGAAAAACTGAGCGCATTCAAAAATGGCAAAATGAAAGCACTCGACTACAGCACATTCGGGATCGCCTCTCTAGTAAAAGTCCCGGCTGCCTACGAGGAGCTCGTAAACATCCTGTATACCGAATAAGGAGTTTTTCCAGTGACCCAGAACATTCCGAACAGGAAAGCAGCTCTCTTGGTGACAGCTTGTGTCATGCTCGTTGTAGCTGTACTGCTCTCCATTGGTCTGGGGAGCGTGCGCCTCACGCTTGCCGAAACAATAGAAACCATACTTGGACACGGCGATGCCGCCAGCCAAACCATCCTGTGGGATATCCGGATTCCGCGTGTGTTTCTCGCACTATTGATTGGGGCCAATCTCGCTGCATCGGGTGCCCTCCTGCAAGCAGTCATGCAAAATCCGCTTGCCGATCCAGGCTTGACGGGCGTATCCAGCGGAGCAGCCGTTACGGTGTTGTTCATCATGCTGGTCATGCCCGACTATTCTTACTTGATACCCCTAGCTGCCATCATTGGTGGCGGAGTAGCAGCAGGCATGGTCTACTCCATGGCTTGGAAAAAACAGGGCGGATTAACACCTGTGCGCATCATATTATCGGGGGTTGCCGTCAATGCTGTATTCGGTGGAGCAATCGGGTTATTGTCCATCCTGTACAGTGACAAGCTACCGGGTGCGCTACAATGGATGAATGGCAGTCTGTCCGGAAAAGGCATGGGCGATGTCATGGTGATGCTTCCCTACTCGATCGTCGGGTGGATCGCAGCGCTATTATCGATCCGGCAGGCAAACATATTACGCCTAGGAGAACAAGTCGCTCACAATTTAGGGCAGAACTTGCATCGCTTGCGCCTCTCTCTTTCTATCATCGCGGTCTACCTAGCAGCAGTTTCGGTATCGACTGTCGGCCTTGTTGGGTTTATCGGACTAGTCGTACCGCACATGGCTCGCATGCTCGTCGGCTCTGATTACCGTCTGGGCTTGCCGTTTAGCCTCGTGCTTGGCTCTCTTGTCTTGCTTGTTGCCGATTCGTTTGGTCGAACTGTATTCGCTCCTTTGGAGATTCCTGCCGGGATTGTGATGGCAATCGTGGGTGGACCTTATTTCCTTTACTTGATGCGAAAAGGGGGCATGTGACATGTTACAAGTGCAATCGTTGAACATCAGCTACGGTCCGAAGACCATCGTCCATGACTTTTCCCTCGATATCCAAGAAGGAGAGGTTGTTTCGATCATTGGTCCAAACGGTTCAGGAAAATCATCGATTCTCAAAGCAATTTCACGGCTGATTCCTTGTGAAAGTGGCCGTGTCTGTATTGCGGATCAAGAATTAAACAGCCTGAGTATGAAGCAAATCTCTCGCATCATGTGCATGCTTTGCCAATCCAACACGTGCCCGTCAGACGTAACGGTAGGAGAGCTGGTCGGATACGGTCGCGTTCCCCATAAAAAATGGTTTGAGCGCCTGAGTGGCGAAGACTACGAGATCGTCACGTGGGCTTTGGAACAAACCGGTATGCTCAGCTACAAGGACCGCTACCTCGTCTCTCTGTCTGGCGGGGAAGCACAGCGTGCATGGATCGCGATGGCTTTGGCTCAACGACCGAAAATCTTGTTGCTCGATGAGCCAACTACCTATTTGGACATCGCCCATCAACTGGATGTGCTTGAACTCGTTCGCAAGCTCAATCAGGATTTGAAGCTGACGGTTGTCATGGTGCTGCATGATTTGAATCACGCCAGCGCCTACAGCGATAAAATTTGTGTGATCAAAGATGGAAGCCTGCGTGTTTTTGGAAAACCTCAAGATGTGCTTACGATGGAGCTGATTCGCAGCGTGTACGGCGTCGAAACCGAGATTCAGTACACGCCAGACTGCTCTAGCCCCAGGATTCACATACTGAAAAAAGCAAACTAAACAAGTGAGGTGCTCGTATGAAAGCGATGGATAAGGAAGCGATGAAGACCCAGTACCAATCGTTTGCTGCGGACATGAAGACACTCATGTTAAGCACGGTCGACGAGCATGGAAAACCGTTTCTCTCCTACGCCCCGTTCGTCAAATACGATGGAAAGTTCTACATCTACATTAGTAAAATTGCGAATCACTATCGCTACATGGAAGAAAATCCTGCAGTCGATGCCATGCTCATTGAAGACGAGTCGAAAGCCACCAATCTGTTTGCTCGCCAACGCGCTCGCTTCGTGTGTTCTGCCCTGAATTTGGGTAATGCCGGGTACGATGAGATTTTCGAGCTGTTTGCACAGTCATTCGGAAAAAACATGATGGATATGCTGCGCGGCCTTGATTTTTCCTTGTTCGAATTGACACCATCAGAGGGACGCTATGTAGCTGGGTTCGGTCAGGCTTACGACATTGACCTGACAGCCGATAAATTTGTCCACGTCAACCGAGATGGTCACACATCCAAAAAATAACGGAGGGGCATCATCCATGACCTATTCAACCGCATTGACACTTTGGCTCACCATCCAGGAACGTTTTCACAAGACTGCGAAAAGCTTGCCCGAACAAGATTTACGTTTGAGCATGAATGCAGTCTCCATCGGGTATATGCTGCGCCATAGCGCTGAGGTCGAGTACATGTTTGCCGAATGGTTTTTCGGTCGGAGCATCCCATCTGACGTAGAGCTATTGACGAAAAACGGTCCTACCGGAACCAAAGTTGCCTTTACCAACGTGCAAGAGCTCGCTGATTTCATGTCCGCTTCCAACCAACACTTGATCGATGCGATGCGTGACTTACCAGAGGAAGCTTGGCACAAGTCCGTTGAAACGCCATTGGGGTCTTCTACTCCTTTAGAAGCATTGGGTCGCCTCATGTATCACACGGGTATCCATGCCGGACAAATTTCGCAGATTCAAAAATCATTTCACACCAAAGAAAAAGAACTCACCCACTAAGGTTTGATGCTGCCTTTCGCACGCCAAAAAGAGCTTCCCGTCTCTCTTGACTGGAAGCTCTTCTGTATGTGTGCCACTCTCGTTACATCACGATTTTTCTTGCCGCGTTGACGAACATTTTTACGCCGACTTCGAGCGCATCCTCGTCGATTGTAAAGCGTGGATGGTGGTGCGGATATGTGATGCCTTTTTCTTTGTTTCCAGCAGCGACGTAGAAGAAGCAGCCTGGCGCTTTTTGCTGGAAGGCGGAGAAATCCTCACCACCCATGGTTGGACGCATATGCTCTACCCATTCTGCTCCCAGTGATTCTTCGACGACCTCTTCCATCAATTTCGTCACTTCGGCATCGTTGATAACCGGGCGATAGCCAAATTCGTACTTGAACTTGTACCCCGCGCCGTGTGCTTCTGTAATGCCTTTGATCACGCGTTCCATGAGTCCCGGAACGGACTCGCGCAGATTTTTGTCAAAGCTGCGGACTGTCCCGCAAATCTCTACAGCACCCGGAATGACGTTATGTGTCGTTCCCCCCACAAATTGTGTGACAGAGAGAACCAGATTATCGAGCGGATCTGCATTGCGGGATACGACGTGCTGGAGATTGGTCACCACTTGTGCCGCAATCGCGATGCTGTCGATCGTTTCATGCGGGAGCGCCGCATGTCCGCCTTTTCCAAGAACGGTGATCCAGAACGTATCAGGTGCAGCCATCATTGGACCTGGGCAGATACCCACTGTCCCAAATTCCATCGTCGACCACAGATGCGTACCAATCACCATATCTACGCCGTCCATGACACCTGCCTGTACCATTTCCTCCGCTCCGCCTGGGTATACTTCCTCCGCGTGCTGAAAGAAGAAACGAACCTCTCCCTTGATCTGATCCTTCATCCCGGACAGCAGCTTTGCCGTTCCGAGCAGCATGGAAGTATGTCCGTCGTGTCCGCACGCATGCATGACGCCAGGATTTTTCGATACGAATTCAAACGTATTCTCTTCCGTAATCGGCAATGCGTCCATGTCAGCGCGCATGGCGAGCACTTTCCCAGGCTGGGAACCGATCAATCTGGCCATCACACTGTTTTTCGTCGGTCTGGACACTTCCAGATTGCCAAAGGTAAGCAGTGTCTCGTATACAAACTGTGCTGTTTTTTCTTCATGGAAGGATAATTCAGGGTTTTCGTGCAGATACCGTCTCCACGCGATTACCTGATCCTTGATTTCTTCGACCGCCTTATTAAGCGTTACCACTGCCGTTGCTGTCATGCCGCTCTCCTCCTGATTTACGTGGCTCCCCCACTTACTATCTCTTATGCCTATTTTGCTAAGGATAAAACGGTGCGGTACAGTACTTGCGCTCCGTTCGCACAATCCTCTTTTGTCGTGAATTCTGCCGGGTTGTGGCTAATGCCATCCTTGGATCGAGCGAAAATCATGCCAACCGGGCACAGCTCAACTAGCTGCATGCAATCATGCCCTGCCCCACTCGGCAGTCTAAATGCTTCCAAGCCTTCTGCCTCACACGCTTCGGCTACAGCATTCTGGATATCGTCCGAGCATACAGCAGGAGCTATGCGTTGCAGCAGCTCTACTTTCAACGTCACATTGCGCTTTGCACAGATCGCTTTTGCCCGTTCGTAAATGCGCTGTTCCACTTCATCGCGGATTGCTTCGTCCACATCTCGCAAATCAAGTGAAAACTCGACTCGTCCAGGAATGACATTCACCCCGCCTGGGAAAGCTTGCAGCCTTCCAACCGTCCCTACACTGGTTCCTGTCCGTCCGGCTTCTTCCTCGATGGCAAGCATCACTTGAGCGGCGGATGCCAGCGGATCACGGCGCAAATTCATCGGCGTTGCCCCGGCATGACCGGCTTCTCCCTCTAGCACGAAATTCAACCAGAGCGGTCCCGCCACTCCTGTCACGATCCCAACAGATAGCCCACGGCTCTCCAGTACCTTGCCTTGCTCGATATGTAGCTCCACATACGCTTTCACACTTCCGGGAGTTCTCGCGGCGAGACTGGTGCGGTCCGGATCAAGCCCCGTTTGCCGCATTGCTTCAGCAATCGTGACCCCATTCTTGTCTGCTTGTTCCAGCTCGTCACGCTTGATCAGACCCGCGATACCGCGACTGCCGATCATCCCGTAACCAAAACGCGTTCCTTCTTCATCCGTGAACGCGATGACTTCGATCGGATGCTCTGTTTCGATCGCCTGTTCCTGCATCGTCTGTAAAACTTCTACACCAGCCAGTACGCCAAGTGGACCATCATAATCGCCGCCATTTGGTACGGAGTCGATATGCGAGCCAACCAATACGACAGGAGCGGCCGGATTTTTCCCTTCTTTTCGCCCAATCAAGTTCCCAACCTCATCTTCGCGAACGGTGAGACCTGCTTCCTTCATAAAGCCTGTGACGAGATCCTTTGCCGCACGTTCCTCAGGCGTAAAAGACAACCGCGTGATGCCGCCCGCCTCTTGCTTCCCAATGTTGCCAAGCTGTCCCAATCGATCCCACAATCGATCCGAATTGATCATGACACGCCACTCCTCCTTCTATGCAGAGCCAATAACGGTTGATTAACGGTTAT
This genomic stretch from Brevibacillus sp. DP1.3A harbors:
- a CDS encoding helical backbone metal receptor; its protein translation is MKHAGWKTGMIALLLTGVVGCSNSASPEAATQQAATSSQSDSSTSSQQAVHTISVDEKKVEELLTQFKTQPPTKVVTVSVAITEILNELGVTPVGVPTTSSKLPASLDTVPRIGTSHQPDLEQVAKLQPDVILGPTSIQASIDKKFKPAALSTAYLPVDSIDELKLSTVVLGRLFKQEEKATAFLQSIMEKEKTIIDATKGKPAPKVLFLFGSAEALMVMNENTFVGSLARNLGASNVASDVLKQTETYVPLNMESIVAANPDVILLVAHGDPSAVTKKFEEDVKKNGAWEKLSAFKNGKMKALDYSTFGIASLVKVPAAYEELVNILYTE
- a CDS encoding iron ABC transporter permease is translated as MTQNIPNRKAALLVTACVMLVVAVLLSIGLGSVRLTLAETIETILGHGDAASQTILWDIRIPRVFLALLIGANLAASGALLQAVMQNPLADPGLTGVSSGAAVTVLFIMLVMPDYSYLIPLAAIIGGGVAAGMVYSMAWKKQGGLTPVRIILSGVAVNAVFGGAIGLLSILYSDKLPGALQWMNGSLSGKGMGDVMVMLPYSIVGWIAALLSIRQANILRLGEQVAHNLGQNLHRLRLSLSIIAVYLAAVSVSTVGLVGFIGLVVPHMARMLVGSDYRLGLPFSLVLGSLVLLVADSFGRTVFAPLEIPAGIVMAIVGGPYFLYLMRKGGM
- a CDS encoding ABC transporter ATP-binding protein — translated: MLQVQSLNISYGPKTIVHDFSLDIQEGEVVSIIGPNGSGKSSILKAISRLIPCESGRVCIADQELNSLSMKQISRIMCMLCQSNTCPSDVTVGELVGYGRVPHKKWFERLSGEDYEIVTWALEQTGMLSYKDRYLVSLSGGEAQRAWIAMALAQRPKILLLDEPTTYLDIAHQLDVLELVRKLNQDLKLTVVMVLHDLNHASAYSDKICVIKDGSLRVFGKPQDVLTMELIRSVYGVETEIQYTPDCSSPRIHILKKAN
- a CDS encoding HugZ family protein yields the protein MKAMDKEAMKTQYQSFAADMKTLMLSTVDEHGKPFLSYAPFVKYDGKFYIYISKIANHYRYMEENPAVDAMLIEDESKATNLFARQRARFVCSALNLGNAGYDEIFELFAQSFGKNMMDMLRGLDFSLFELTPSEGRYVAGFGQAYDIDLTADKFVHVNRDGHTSKK
- a CDS encoding DinB family protein; this translates as MTYSTALTLWLTIQERFHKTAKSLPEQDLRLSMNAVSIGYMLRHSAEVEYMFAEWFFGRSIPSDVELLTKNGPTGTKVAFTNVQELADFMSASNQHLIDAMRDLPEEAWHKSVETPLGSSTPLEALGRLMYHTGIHAGQISQIQKSFHTKEKELTH
- a CDS encoding M20 family metallopeptidase, coding for MTATAVVTLNKAVEEIKDQVIAWRRYLHENPELSFHEEKTAQFVYETLLTFGNLEVSRPTKNSVMARLIGSQPGKVLAMRADMDALPITEENTFEFVSKNPGVMHACGHDGHTSMLLGTAKLLSGMKDQIKGEVRFFFQHAEEVYPGGAEEMVQAGVMDGVDMVIGTHLWSTMEFGTVGICPGPMMAAPDTFWITVLGKGGHAALPHETIDSIAIAAQVVTNLQHVVSRNADPLDNLVLSVTQFVGGTTHNVIPGAVEICGTVRSFDKNLRESVPGLMERVIKGITEAHGAGYKFKYEFGYRPVINDAEVTKLMEEVVEESLGAEWVEHMRPTMGGEDFSAFQQKAPGCFFYVAAGNKEKGITYPHHHPRFTIDEDALEVGVKMFVNAARKIVM
- a CDS encoding Zn-dependent hydrolase produces the protein MINSDRLWDRLGQLGNIGKQEAGGITRLSFTPEERAAKDLVTGFMKEAGLTVREDEVGNLIGRKEGKNPAAPVVLVGSHIDSVPNGGDYDGPLGVLAGVEVLQTMQEQAIETEHPIEVIAFTDEEGTRFGYGMIGSRGIAGLIKRDELEQADKNGVTIAEAMRQTGLDPDRTSLAARTPGSVKAYVELHIEQGKVLESRGLSVGIVTGVAGPLWLNFVLEGEAGHAGATPMNLRRDPLASAAQVMLAIEEEAGRTGTSVGTVGRLQAFPGGVNVIPGRVEFSLDLRDVDEAIRDEVEQRIYERAKAICAKRNVTLKVELLQRIAPAVCSDDIQNAVAEACEAEGLEAFRLPSGAGHDCMQLVELCPVGMIFARSKDGISHNPAEFTTKEDCANGAQVLYRTVLSLAK